A window from Kluyveromyces lactis strain NRRL Y-1140 chromosome E complete sequence encodes these proteins:
- a CDS encoding uncharacterized protein (some similarities with uniprot|P38817 YHR108W Saccharomyces cerevisiae GGA2 Golgi-localized protein with homology to gamma-adaptin) has protein sequence MMSIHLDEGPVRRMQPQSDPLTRKIQRACRISLPEPDLALNLDVADYINDKQGAAPREAAISIVRLINSRDTHTAIFALSLLDVLVKNCGYPFHLQISRKEFLNELVKRFPERPPVRFSKVQRLILTAIEEWYQTICKHSAYKEDMGYIRDMHRLLKYKGYTFPKINSEDLAVLKPSEHLKTPSEIQKEQEIAQAAKLEELIRRGKPEDLREANKLMKVMAGFKEDNMIQSKQILNEELTKLRRKADLLNEMLGTNDSPDIENETIVELYNALRSSQPRFQKIIEEEHDDDEFVQDLLKFNDTVNQLVQKYDLLKAGHAGEANQINVDNISSSVNNGGALANEINLIDFDDEEVNKSSSSNSTAAAARNNLEDDLLSGLNDLNFSDNNNNNNNFGFGGSIALDTAAHASPAVPVTTTTTTNSNFDLLSDLSSPSPVQAQQDTHSNDLLSEFSAPAVQHSTQPSIVSDRFLVNQSDVLKFEFAISRESESTIKVTSFFSNVSISQLTDLTLMLAVPKAQQLRLLPQSNTVLSSYAKDGIHQKSWIDNAVKNAPKPLRVKWKVSYKANGVPKEESAVYTFPNV, from the coding sequence ATGATGTCTATTCATCTGGATGAAGGACCAGTGAGACGGATGCAACCGCAATCCGATCCATTAACTAGAAAGATTCAGAGGGCTTGTCGTATTTCTCTTCCAGAGCCAGATTTGGCCTTGAATTTGGATGTTGCTGACTATATCAACGATAAGCAGGGTGCTGCTCCGAGAGAAGCCGCAATTTCCATTGTGAGACTGATTAACTCAAGAGATACTCATACAGCTATCTTCGCGTTGAGTTTATTAGATGTACTGGTCAAGAATTGTGGGTATCCATTCCATTTACAGATTTCTAGGAAGGAATTCTTGAACGAATTGGTGAAGCGTTTCCCAGAGAGACCACCCGTCCGTTTTAGTAAAGTGCAACGACTAATCTTGACTGCTATTGAGGAATGGTACCAAACTATTTGCAAACACTCTGCTTATAAAGAAGATATGGGATATATTAGGGACATGCATAGGCTATTGAAATACAAAGGCTACACTTTCCCAAAAATCAACAGTGAGGATCTCGCTGTTTTGAAACCAAGCGAACATTTGAAAACTCCAAGtgaaattcaaaaagaacaagaaattgcTCAAGCTGCCAAATTGGAGGAATTGATAAGACGTGGTAAACCTGAAGATTTGAGGGAAGCcaacaaattgatgaagGTCATGGCCGGATTCAAGGAAGACAACATGATTCAGTCTAAGCAGATCTTAAATGAAGAATTAACCAAACTAAGACGTAAGGCAGACTTGTTGAACGAAATGTTAGGGACCAACGACTCACCAGATatagaaaatgaaacaattgTCGAACTATATAATGCTTTAAGGTCATCACAGCCAAGATTCCAAAAAATTATCGAGGAAGAAcacgatgacgatgaatttGTCCAGGATTTACTCAAGTTCAATGATACGGTCAaccaattggttcaaaagtatgatttattgaaagcAGGACATGCTGGTGAAGCAAATCAAATTAATGTCGATAACATTTCCTCATCTGTTAATAATGGTGGTGCGTTAGCCAATGAAATAAATttgattgattttgatgacgaagaagttaataaaagttcttcttcaaattctactgctgctgctgccaGAAACAATTTAGAAGATGACCTGTTGAGCGGTCTGAATGACTTGAATTTCTCtgacaacaacaacaacaacaacaactttGGATTTGGGGGCAGCATAGCCTTGGACACAGCAGCTCATGCATCTCCTGCCGTACCTGTTACCACAACTACCACAACCAACTCAAATTTCGATCTGTTGAGTGATCtatcatcaccatcaccTGTCCAAGCTCAACAAGATACTCATAGCAATGACTTATTGAGTGAGTTTTCAGCACCAGCCGTTCAACATTCTACTCAACCTTCCATAGTGTCTGACCGTTTCCTTGTAAACCAGTCAGATGTTTTGAAGTTTGAATTTGCAATTTCTAGAGAATCAGAAAGCACCATCAAGGtgacttctttcttttcaaatgtgTCAATTTCGCAACTTACAGACCTTACATTAATGCTAGCGGTTCCTAAAGCCCAACAATTGAGACTTTTACCACAATCAAATACTGTTTTGTCATCCTATGCAAAGGATGGAATCCATCAAAAAAGTTGGATTGATAACGCAGTGAAGAATGCCCCAAAGCCACTCAGAGTGAAATGGAAAGTATCCTACAAAGCCAACGGCGTACCAAAGGAGGAATCTGCTGTTTACACTTTCCcaaatgtttga
- the CNL1 gene encoding Cnl1p (similar to uniprot|Q06333 YDR357C Saccharomyces cerevisiae Protein of unknown function), producing MMSENITAVEPQENNDVEADSDPFNIDKLIVDYDYLLYKIQDELESIQLKTLEICQKQNEIVEHGIIEEVIDGNIGMAKDLLQKCDDLEKHYDQLDAVEGIVVSFKSRLKGVITQYKKYIDTKK from the coding sequence ATGATGAGTGAAAACATTACAGCAGTAGAACCTCAGGAAAACAATGATGTCGAAGCTGATAGTGACCCCTTCAATATCGACAAGCTAATTGTCGATTATGATTATTTATTGTACAAGATTCAAGATGAATTGGAGTCGATCCAATTAAAGACGTTAGAGATATGTCAAAAACAGAATGAAATAGTTGAACATGGTATCATAGAGGAAGTCATTGATGGAAATATTGGGATGGCGAAGGATCTTTTACAGAAATGTGATGATTTGGAGAAGCATTATGATCAATTGGATGCGGTTGAAGGCATTGTTGTATCATTCAAAAGCCGATTAAAAGGGGTAATAACACAAtataaaaaatatataGATACGAAGAAGTGA
- the SPC110 gene encoding Spc110p (similar to uniprot|Q756L3 Ashbya gossypii AER241W AER241Wp and weakly similar to YDR356W uniprot|P32380 Saccharomyces cerevisiae YDR356W SPC110 Inner plaque spindle pole body (SPB) component ortholog of human kendrin involved in connecting nuclear microtubules to SPB interacts with Tub4p-complex and calmodulin phosphorylated by Mps1p in cell cycle-dependent manner) → MSSVMETPHAGKLKKYEFTPIGYAEEKRKEGIDLLKENGLKRSLESGSDLPAERKRVRNPSVVDETFSSTRLFNDTSFDETVPEGIIQERRPNSRKNLVDDLLIKDQETTENLTSNPLKETESSLKKLQMENYNLRIKCTSLLKFLNNISDDGEIVKNLEILDELDDLKVRYRQLNLDYTALQKQCDRIEDQNDEHEDIAKLKESNDKLKEELRSTKENLIDTDAQLQQLKDTIKSLENKIFNMRTEQTEKECQHGMQVDLLQSKINETSTSLTSKERECSDLKEKIKWLTSQLQEFDHQSGSLLDLQSTLDSKNEAIRNLEAQLQRNEHQRQSLEREVSLLQEELSSIRETHQKIITHKDQQIKQLTENLSSSDSEAVKRLNELSSERLRLLETNKSLKFSEKDLKQTVKSLEDQLNSCQEELHASQDKHKEKVSELLRKQLPYTSSEVEAMRQELLEMRKSNDILKTENNSLSRRLDNLIRQSPSKKSVEVDIQRKNNEIRALRSTVKDLEHELQDVTSNVSKLKENHKEEIQKLRKQVNPDLPTDVLEEKSKLQNRISLLQMELNSIKDTKEKELAMWRRKYETIRRSNEELLQEGKDQSGQLSNILNEKDKEILQLQSRFNSLLTEKNSLLNELSKVRSHKDDYKEELKKNQSRLEFITKEFVKLKDASKQAENSEDAKDILNNKWYSKYQSMKDKFLGELKSLQDENLELQKSLLKQKANPNSTAEVFSKTTEKGTLKDEIDYYRLKYANEVKQNNDLKTMNQYLNRVLRASSQHVKLDILKLQNEVPVYNPYADIPFHNMRFSHQKIKFKTVALLVLSCIRMKTTIEARRWDRQRLDYLKRKIVLNQDNISW, encoded by the coding sequence ATGTCTTCTGTGATGGAAACACCACATGCAGGTAAGCTGAAAAAGTACGAGTTTACTCCTATCGGATATGCGGAGGAAAAGCGTAAGGAAGGTATTGATCTACTGAAGGAAAACGGATTAAAAAGGTCACTTGAATCTGGCAGTGATCTTCCTGCTGAGAGGAAAAGGGTACGTAATCCTAGTGTAGTAGATGAGACATTTAGTTCTACAAGGCTTTTCAATGATACCTCTTTTGACGAGACTGTACCAGAGGGCATCATTCAAGAACGTAGGCCGAActcaagaaagaatttggtGGATGATTTACTTATCAAGGATCAAGAAACTACTGAAAACCTGACTTCTAATCCGTTGAAAGAAACGGAGAGcagtttgaagaaattgcaGATGGAAAATTATAATTTACGGATTAAATGCACCagtttgttgaagtttttgaacaacatttctgatgatgGTGAGATTGTGAAGAATTTAGAGATTTTAGATGAACTTGATGACTTGAAAGTAAGGTATCGACAGTTGAATCTCGACTATACGGCTTTGCAAAAACAATGTGATAGAATAGAGGATCAGAATGATGAACATGAAGATATAGCAAAGCTTAAAGAATCGAATGATAAGCTGAAGGAAGAATTACGCTCGACGAAAGAGAACCTAATTGATACGGATGCACAGTTGCAACAGCTTAAAGATACAATCAAGTCCttagaaaataaaattttcaatatgagAACTGAACAGACTGAAAAGGAATGCCAACATGGAATGCAGGTtgaccttcttcaaagtaaGATCAACGAGACCAGTACTTCACTGACTTCTAAGGAAAGAGAATGTTCTGAtttaaaggaaaaaattAAATGGCTTACATCTCAGCTTCAAGAGTTTGATCATCAAAGCGGTAGTTTATTAGATCTTCAATCAACGCTTGATTCTAAAAATGAAGCAATCAGAAATCTTGAAGCCCAACTACAGAGAAATGAACACCAGAGACAATCATTGGAGAGAGAAGTATCTTTATTACAAGAGGAACTGTCCTCAATAAGGGAGACCCACCAAAAGATAATCACTCATAAAGATCAACAGATAAAACAATTGACTGAAAATCTATCATCGAGTGACTCTGAAGCAGTTAAGAGACTCAATGAATTATCTTCTGAAAGACTAAGGTTGCTCGAAACTAATAAATCACTTAAGTTTTCTGAAAAAGATCTCAAACAAACTGTAAAATCTCTCGAAGATCAACTCAATTCTTGCCAAGAAGAGTTACATGCTTCACAAGATAAAcataaagaaaaagtcaGTGAATTGCTAAGAAAACAATTACCATATACTTCAAGTGAAGTGGAAGCAATGAGACAAGAACTACTTGAAATGAGAAAGAGTAATGACATATtgaaaactgaaaacaaCTCTTTGTCGAGAAGATTAGATAATTTGATAAGACAATCtccttcaaaaaaatcGGTCGAGGTTGacattcaaagaaagaacaacGAAATTCGGGCGCTTCGTTCAACAGTGAAAGACTTGGAACATGAATTGCAAGATGTAACATCTAACGTTTCCAAGCTCAAGGAAAATCATAAGGAAGAGATTCAAAAGTTGCGTAAGCAAGTAAACCCTGATCTTCCCACAGATGTTctcgaagaaaaaagtaaatTGCAGAACAGGATATCATTGTTGCAGATGGAACTAAACTCAATTAAGgataccaaagaaaaagaactagCCATGTGGAGAAGAAAGTATGAAACGATACGACGTTCAAATGAGGAGCTTTTACAAGAGGGCAAAGATCAATCCGGCCAACTGTCCAATATTCTGAAtgaaaaagacaaagaaatcttACAGCTACAATCAAGATTTAACAGTTTGTTAACCGAAAAGAACTCTTTATTGAATGAACTTTCAAAAGTCAGGAGTCACAAAGATGATtacaaagaagaattgaaaaagaatcaatCAAGATTGGAATTCATCACTAAAGAATTCGTGAAACTGAAAGACGCGTCAAAACAAGCAGAAAACTCAGAAGATGCGAAAGATATTCTGAACAATAAATGGTATTCCAAATATCAATCCATGAAGGACAAATTTTTGGGGGAGTTGAAGTCACTCCAAGACGAAAATTTGGAGTTGCAGAAGAGtttattgaaacagaaggCAAATCCAAATTCCACAGCAGAGGTCTTCTCAAAAACTACTGAGAAGGGAACCCTAAAGGATGAGATTGATTATTACCGCTTAAAGTATGCCAATGAAGTTAAACAAAATAATGACTTGAAGACAATGAACCAATATCTAAACCGTGTCTTAAGGGCAAGTTCTCAACACGTCAAATTAGACATTCTGAAGTTACAGAACGAAGTACCAGTTTACAACCCATATGCAGATATACCATTCCACAATATGCGATTCTCTCatcaaaagataaaattCAAGACCGTGGCACTTCTGGTCCTTTCATGCATCAGAATGAAGACTACAATTGAAGCTCGCAGATGGGATAGACAGAGGTTagattatttgaaaaggaaaattgTTCTGAATCAAGACAACATCTCTTGGTAA